One window of the Deltaproteobacteria bacterium genome contains the following:
- a CDS encoding peptide-binding protein translates to MFVVAISAFALLSGCGGGKPEGEGKGAGKTASGPPEYGDAIVEGSIGDVSGFLTAVTSDASSHEAAGYVFNGLVRYDKKLTLEGELAESWEVSPDGKRITFRLRKGVRWHDGAPFTSDDVMFTYRRMIDPKTPTPYGEDFRQVKRASAPDPHTFVVEYGKPFAPALASWGMHILPKHLLEKYPDISKSPLNKKPVGTGPFRFVEWKTGEKTVFDASPDYFEGKPYIARVITRVIPDQATMFLELKSGGVDAMTLTPPQYTRQTEAEEFRKSFNKFKYTASAYTYLGFRLSHPFFRDKRVRQAIAHAADKKALIDGVLLGLGQEATGPYKPGTWAYHAGVKKYPHDLARARALLAEAGWKEADKDGVLKKDGRRFEFTVITNAGNEARAKTAAILQQNLADAGIRMEIRTVEWAAFINEFIDKRKFDAVILGWNIPPDPDQFDIWHSSKTGPKELNHVGFANPEVDRLLDEGRSTFDLEKRKKAYFRIQEILAEEQPYVFLFVPEALPVVHNRFHGIEPAPAGISYNFIKWYVPKALQKHTVQP, encoded by the coding sequence GCGGCTTCCTCACCGCGGTCACGTCGGACGCCTCCTCCCACGAGGCGGCCGGCTACGTCTTCAACGGCCTGGTCCGGTACGACAAGAAGCTTACGCTCGAAGGGGAGCTCGCCGAGTCGTGGGAGGTCTCCCCGGACGGGAAGCGGATCACCTTCCGCCTCCGCAAGGGGGTGCGGTGGCACGACGGCGCCCCGTTCACCTCCGACGACGTGATGTTCACCTACCGGAGGATGATCGACCCGAAGACGCCGACCCCCTACGGCGAGGATTTCCGCCAGGTGAAGCGGGCTTCCGCGCCCGACCCGCACACGTTCGTGGTGGAGTACGGCAAGCCGTTCGCGCCGGCCCTCGCGTCGTGGGGGATGCACATCCTTCCGAAACACCTGTTGGAAAAATACCCCGACATCTCGAAGAGCCCGCTCAACAAGAAGCCGGTCGGGACCGGCCCGTTCCGGTTCGTGGAGTGGAAGACCGGCGAAAAGACGGTCTTCGACGCCAGCCCCGACTACTTCGAGGGGAAGCCGTACATCGCCCGCGTGATCACCCGCGTCATCCCCGACCAGGCGACGATGTTCCTCGAGCTGAAATCCGGCGGGGTGGACGCCATGACGCTCACACCGCCCCAGTACACGCGGCAGACGGAGGCCGAGGAGTTCCGGAAGTCGTTCAACAAGTTCAAATACACCGCGTCGGCGTACACGTACCTCGGATTCCGCCTCTCCCACCCGTTCTTCCGGGACAAGAGGGTGCGGCAGGCGATCGCCCACGCGGCGGACAAGAAGGCGTTGATCGACGGCGTGCTGCTGGGGCTCGGTCAGGAGGCGACGGGGCCGTACAAGCCGGGGACGTGGGCGTACCACGCGGGCGTGAAGAAGTACCCGCACGACCTCGCCCGGGCCCGGGCCCTCCTCGCCGAGGCGGGGTGGAAGGAGGCGGACAAGGACGGCGTCCTGAAAAAGGACGGCCGCCGGTTCGAGTTCACGGTGATCACCAACGCCGGGAACGAGGCGCGGGCGAAGACCGCGGCGATCCTCCAGCAGAACCTCGCGGATGCGGGGATCCGGATGGAGATCCGCACGGTGGAGTGGGCGGCCTTCATCAACGAGTTCATCGACAAGCGCAAATTCGACGCCGTCATCCTGGGCTGGAACATCCCCCCCGACCCCGACCAGTTCGACATCTGGCACTCTTCGAAGACCGGCCCCAAGGAACTGAACCACGTGGGATTCGCCAACCCGGAAGTCGACCGGCTCCTCGACGAGGGGCGGAGCACCTTCGACCTCGAGAAGCGCAAGAAGGCGTATTTCCGGATCCAGGAGATCCTCGCGGAGGAGCAGCCGTACGTGTTCCTCTTCGTCCCCGAGGCGCTCCCCGTCGTCCACAACCGGTTCCACGGGATCGAGCCGGCCCCGGCCGGCATCTCGTACAACTTCATCAAGTGGTACGTCCCGAAGGCGCTCCAGAAGCACACGGTCCAGCCATGA